From Candidatus Stygibacter australis:
TCGTCCATGACAGATTTTGGCAGTCTGTGAGAATAAAAAGTTGCGGCAGTAAAGAGTATGGGAGCAGTTTCTCCAGCTACTCTGCCAATAGAGAGCACTGTGCCTGTAAGGATGTTTGGCAGTGCCGCAGGTAGTATTACTCGCATAATACTTTGTCTTTCTGTGGCACCCAGAGCGAGGGATGCTTCCCGAAATGATTTAGGCACCTGCCGGAAAGCTTCTTCAGAGGTGTTTATGATTACCGGCAATGCCAGGATACCCAGCGTGAGAGAACCAGCCAGAAGAGACACACCCATGTGCAATATCTGCACGAAAACCGTCATGCCAAACAATCCATAAATGATCGAGGGTATTCCAGCCAGAGTGTTCACAGCTATCCTCACCATGCGCACAAACCAGTAGGGTTTGGCATAACTCACCAGATATATGGCAGTTAATATTCCCAAAGGCAGCGCAAAAGCGATGGAGAGTATGGTCAGCCAGAAAGTTCCTACTATTGCGGGATATATACCCCCGGCAGTCATGCTGTCAACGGGACCTTTGGTGATAAATTCCCAGGATATCACTTGTCCACCACGGGAGAAAATTATATACAGGAAGCTGATCAGGAAGAAAGCAGTAATGATGATAAAGAATCTGAGCAGATTAACTCCTGCCAGATCGGATATTTTTCTGATATTAATTTTCACAGGTATTGCCTTTATCATTTCTTCCTCCGGTGAAATACCAGCTCTGAGGTGAGATTAGTTATAAAAGTAATCAAAAATAGAACTACTGCGATGCCATATAAAGCATGAAAGTGCATGGTGCCATGAGCCGTTTCACCCATTTCCGCTGCAATGGCAGAGGTCATGGGTCGCACAGATTGAAAAATTGATTTAGGGAATTGAGGAGAACCGCCAGCAACCATGATCACCACCATAGTTTCACCAATCGCCCTGCCAAAACCCAGTAGAATACTGCCTGCCACGCCGGTTTTTGCAGCCGGTAAAGTAACTTTCATAATTGTTTCCCAGCGATTAGCCCCCAGACCAAAGGAAGCCTGCCTGAGACTTTTTGGTACCATGGAAAGTGCATCTTCACTCATACTTGAGATGATGGGGATCACCATTATTCCGAGAATTATTGAAGCATTGAGGATATTTAGCCCCGCATTTAGATGAAACCATTTCATCAGCATAGGAGCCAGAAATGCCATGCCAAAAAGTCCATATACAACAGAAGGTATTCCAGCCAAAAGCTCTATTACCGGTTTGATGATCTCGCGCATTCTGGGACTGGCAATTTCTGATATATATATAGCTGAACCCACCCCAAAGGGAACAGCAAACACCAGAGCTCCCAGCGTTACCAGCAGAGAACCGACTATAAGCGTGAGAATCCCAAATTTGCCGGGGGTAGAAGTGGGATGCCAGGAAAAGCCAAAAACGAAATCCTTAAGCTTGGAAAAATACTGAATAATCAACGACTTATCAGGAGAATTACCAATTTCTCCGCCTGGGTTAGTGCTGGTAGTGAAATTTATGCCGAGTACCTCTTTTGGGGAGGCATCCCAGACAGCAAACTGGATTATCTCATTTTTTGAACCAAATATTTTCAATGTAGCAATTGATTTTTTCCCTTTCCTGGTAATAACCGCAGTACCGCGGCATTTTCCATTCACAAAAGCTCCAACTTCTCCTGTTGCTGCTGGTTTCCCATCTATATTTATCTCACAATAGGCTGTTGTGATGCCTGCTCCATCGGGATGTGATATCAGCCATGGTCGCAGAAATATCTGGGGTTCACCACCAATATAGATATTACTTTCATTAGATGTCAAATCCGGTGAAACATATGGTGAACCGCTTTCGCAAAGAATGGGATATTCTGATTCTCCAATTTCTTCACTGAAATCTAAAATAGCTACTCCCAATGCCGTAAATACATCATTACTGCTATGATCATAGATGGCAAAATTTATGATCTTCCCTGATTCTGCTGCCTCTGCCTGAATATCCAGAACAGCAAGTGACAGCCCATCTTTATCTTTTATTTTTGCTACTGCCCGACATTCTCCATCAATGAAAGCAGCCACTTCATCCTGCGTAGTTGCCGGTAAATTATCTATATAAACCTCGCAATAAGCTCTCTGGCTTTTTTCTTTTTCCATAAGTTGCCAGGGACGCTGAAATTTCCGCTGCTTTCCCTCTATGGGTAATGGACCCAGATCATGGGTGATCACGGGCGCACCTCCATAAAAAATACTGGCAATGATCCCAAATAGAAAAATAATCGTAAATAAGGCAGCCGTATAGGTGATTGCCTTAAATAATTTCTCTTTATAATTATTCATTAATTTTTTCCCTTAACAATCGGGAATCCCACTTAAAAATATAAGTGGGATTCCTTCTCACTGAATGTAAGGT
This genomic window contains:
- the pstA gene encoding phosphate ABC transporter permease PstA, translating into MIKAIPVKINIRKISDLAGVNLLRFFIIITAFFLISFLYIIFSRGGQVISWEFITKGPVDSMTAGGIYPAIVGTFWLTILSIAFALPLGILTAIYLVSYAKPYWFVRMVRIAVNTLAGIPSIIYGLFGMTVFVQILHMGVSLLAGSLTLGILALPVIINTSEEAFRQVPKSFREASLALGATERQSIMRVILPAALPNILTGTVLSIGRVAGETAPILFTAATFYSHRLPKSVMDEVMALPYHIYALMTEGAHPAQQIPIAYGTALVLLALVLFVSTIAIIIRYRIRKNRKW
- the pstC gene encoding phosphate ABC transporter permease subunit PstC, which translates into the protein MNNYKEKLFKAITYTAALFTIIFLFGIIASIFYGGAPVITHDLGPLPIEGKQRKFQRPWQLMEKEKSQRAYCEVYIDNLPATTQDEVAAFIDGECRAVAKIKDKDGLSLAVLDIQAEAAESGKIINFAIYDHSSNDVFTALGVAILDFSEEIGESEYPILCESGSPYVSPDLTSNESNIYIGGEPQIFLRPWLISHPDGAGITTAYCEINIDGKPAATGEVGAFVNGKCRGTAVITRKGKKSIATLKIFGSKNEIIQFAVWDASPKEVLGINFTTSTNPGGEIGNSPDKSLIIQYFSKLKDFVFGFSWHPTSTPGKFGILTLIVGSLLVTLGALVFAVPFGVGSAIYISEIASPRMREIIKPVIELLAGIPSVVYGLFGMAFLAPMLMKWFHLNAGLNILNASIILGIMVIPIISSMSEDALSMVPKSLRQASFGLGANRWETIMKVTLPAAKTGVAGSILLGFGRAIGETMVVIMVAGGSPQFPKSIFQSVRPMTSAIAAEMGETAHGTMHFHALYGIAVVLFLITFITNLTSELVFHRRKK